The following are from one region of the Passer domesticus isolate bPasDom1 chromosome 13, bPasDom1.hap1, whole genome shotgun sequence genome:
- the LOC135279921 gene encoding protocadherin alpha-8-like, with the protein MGERWCAAALRVLVLVLQAAWALAGGQVRYSVAEEAKAGTVVGRLAQDLGLEAGEAEARRLRLVAPGRRASVEVSGASGALLVSSRLDREELCGKSAPCALRLEVLLERPLRVFHVQLEVTDINDNAPVFPAARKNLTLSENSPPGIRFPLEGASDADIGANAQLTYTLSPNEHFSLDLQKSNDGNTEPEIVLTKSLDRETIPVHRLVLTASDGGRPSLTGTTELVISVLDVNDNAPQFNQSVYKVQLLESAAVGTLVTRVNATDGDEGINSEVTYAVTNIIPTSGKDVISINPNSGEILLTGALDFEDVKVFNFRMEARDKGTPPLSGHCKVVLEVLDVNDNAPEVWVTSLSVPVAEDASAGTVVALLSVSDRDSGENGRVRCWVWPASPFGLEATFAGSYSLVLREALDRERVSEYEVEVRAEDGGAPALRASRGLRVPVSDVNDNAPAFAQAVYTVLARENNAAGAELARLWARDPDEAGNGRVSYSLWEGGVGTGGGAAGSSWSGGGWRPASSYVSVDAESGRLWALQPLDYEELQVLQFEVRAVDAGEPPLSGNATVQLFVLDENDNAPALLPAAGSAPEAGAVAAAEAVAAGVGAGSASGTLWAWAAWGAPAGQVVAKIRAVDADSGYNAWLRYELWEPRGKGPFRVGLYSGEVSTARALDEADGPRQRLLIVVRDHGEPARSATATLSVSLLEAAEAALAAGSSSSSSSSPSRSAVGVELGPGAASAATNVWLVVAICAVSSLFLLAVVLYGASRWAPRAAVLSGPGPTTLVCASEVGSWSYSQRHSRSLCVADGAAKSDLMVFSPNF; encoded by the coding sequence ATGGGCGAGCGGTGGTGTGCGGCGGCGCTGcgggtgctggtgctggtgctgcaggcgGCCTGGGCGCTGGCGGGCGGGCAGGTGCGCTACTCGGTGGCGGAGGAAGCCAAGGCCGGCACGGTGGTGGGCCGTCTGGCGCAGGACCTGGGTCTGGAGGCGGGCGAGGCGGAGGCGCGGCGGCTGCGGCTGGTggctccgggccggcgggcgaGCGTGGAGGTGAGCGGGGCGAGCGGCGCGCTGCTGGTGAGCTCGCGGCTCGACCGGGAGGAGCTGTGCGGCAAGAGCGCGCCGTGCGCGCTGCgcctggaggtgctgctggagcgGCCGCTGCGCGTCTTCCATGTGCAGCTGGAGGTCACCGACATCAACGACAATGCCCCCGTCTTCCCCGCCGCCCGGAAAAACCTCACTTTATCCGAGAACTCTCCTCCTGGGATCCGTTTCCCGCTGGAGGGCGCGTCGGATGCGGATATCGGGGCAAACGCTCAACTCACCTATACACTCAGCCCCAACGAGCATTTCTCTCTGGATTTGCAAAAATCGAATGATGGAAATACTGAACCCGAGATCGTTTTAACGAAATCTCTGGACCGCGAGACGATTCCCGTGCACCGGTTGGTGCTGACAGCGAGTGACGGGGGCCGGCCGTCTCTGACGGGCACCACGGAGCTTGTGATCTCGGTGCTAGACGTGAATGACAACGCGCCCCAGTTCAACCAGTCCGTGTATaaagtgcagctgctggagagcGCTGCTGTGGGGACGCTGGTTACGAGGGTAAATGCCACGGATGGGGACGAGGGAATTAACAGTGAAGTGACATATGCCGTGACGAACATCATTCCCACGAGTGGAAAAGATGTGATTTCCATTAATCCGAACTCTGGGGAAATTCTCCTTACGGGCGCTCTAGACTTCGAAGATGTCAAGGTATTTAATTTTCGTATGGAAGCGAGAGACAAGGGGACACCCCCGCTGTCGGGTCACTGCAAGGtggtgctggaggtgctggacGTGAACGACAACGCGCCGGAGGTGTGGGTGACGTCGCTGTCGGTGCCGGTGGCGGAGGACGCGTCGGCGGGGACGGTGGTGGCCCTGCTGAGCGTGTCGGACCGGGACTCGGGGGAGAACGGGCGCGTGCGGTGCTGGGTGTGGCCGGCGTCGCCGTTCGGTCTGGAGGCGACGTTCGCGGGCTCGTACTCGCTGGTGCTGCGCGAGGCGCTGGACCGGGAGCGGGTGTCGGAGTACGAGGTGGAGGTGCGTGCGGAGGACGGCGGGGCGCCGGCGCTGCGCGCCAGCCGCGGGCTGCGGGTGCCGGTGTCGGACGTGAACGACAACGCGCCCGCGTTCGCGCAGGCCGTGTACACGGTGCTGGCGCGGGAGAACAacgcggcgggcgcggagctGGCGCGGCTGTGGGCGCGGGACCCGGACGAGGCGGGCAACGGGCGCGTCAGCTACTCGCTGTGGGAGGGCGGCGTGGGCaccggcggcggggccgcggggtcGTCGTGGTCGGGCGGCGGGTGGCGTCCGGCTTCGAGCTACGTGTCGGTGGACGCGGAGAGCGGGCGCCTGTGGGCGCTGCAGCCCTTGGACTAcgaggagctgcaggtgctgcagttCGAGGTGCGCGCGGTGGACGCGGGGGAGCCGCCGCTGAGCGGCAACGCCACGGTGCAGCTCTTCGTGCTGGACGAGAACGACAACGcgccggcgctgctgccggctGCGGGCTCGGCCCCGGAGGCGGGCGCCGTGGCGGCGGCCGAGGCGGTGGCGGCGGGCGTGGGGGCGGGCTCGGCGTCGGGCACGCTGTGGGCGTGGGCGGCGTGGGGGGCGCCGGCGGGGCAGGTGGTGGCCAAGATCCGCGCCGTGGACGCCGACTCGGGCTACAACGCGTGGCTGCGCTACGAGCTGTGGGAGCCGCGGGGCAAGGGCCCGTTCCGCGTGGGGCTCTACAGCGGCGAGGTGAGCACGGCGCGGGCGCTGGACGAGGCGGACGGGCCTCGCCAGAGGCTGCTGATCGTCGTGCGCGACCACGGCGAGCCGGCGCGCTCGGCCACGGCCACGCTCAGCGTGTCGCTGCTCGAGGCGGCCGAGGCGGCGCTGGCCGCGGGATCCTCGTCCTCGTCGTCGTCGTCGCCGTCGCGCTCGGCCGTGGGTGTGGAGCTGGGGCCCGGGGCGGCGAGCGCGGCCACCAACGTGTGGCTGGTGGTGGCCATCTGCGCCGTGTccagcctgttcctgctggcCGTGGTGCTGTACGGGGCATCGCGCTGGGCGCCGCGGGCGGCCGTGCTCTCGGGGCCCGGGCCCACCACGCTCGTGTGCGCCAGCGAAGTGGGCAGCTGGTCGTACTCGCAGCGCCACAGCCGGAGCCTGTGCGTGGCCGACGGTGCCGCCAAGAGCGACCTCATGGTTTTCAGCCCCAACTTC